The Myxocyprinus asiaticus isolate MX2 ecotype Aquarium Trade chromosome 31, UBuf_Myxa_2, whole genome shotgun sequence genome has a segment encoding these proteins:
- the LOC127422612 gene encoding gastrula zinc finger protein XlCGF52.1-like: MVKMEFVKEEREDMSYPESSRIKREDTEEQIDLIEVKEENQELNEVEEKHHNFKTEENDFSCSQTEMNSSQERTQKTEAENSFTCPQCGKTFTCKDTLNMHLRIHTGEKPFTCQQCGKRFKSKSDVKKHMIIHTGEKPYTCPQCGKSFKTKSHLKTHMIIHTGEKPYTCPQCGKSFVEKRYLNYHIGCHSGEKPFNCDQCGKHFATTSYLKTHLKIHTNQKPYVCCSCGNSFVQLQNLKNHQKRHAGVRDHVCSECEKSFTTVNQLKIHARIHTGEKPYKCHECEKMFACTSNLKTHMRIHSGEKPYTCLQCGMSYRYKSNLNRHMRIHSGEKPYTCLQCGMSYRCKSSLDRHMRIHSGEKPCTCPLCGMSYRYKSNLNRHMRIHTGEKPS, translated from the exons ATGGTGAAGATGGAGTTTGttaaagaagagagagaagacaTGAGTTATCCAGAATCATCCAGAATAAAAcgtgaagatactgaggaacaaatag atcTGATTGAAGTGAAAGAGGAgaatcaagaactgaatgaagtggaggagaaacatcatAACTTCAAAACAGAAGAAAATGATTTTAGCTGCTCACAGACTGAAATGAATTCCTCACAAGAGAGAACTCAAAAAACAGAAGCTGAAAACTCTttcacctgccctcagtgtggaaagacttTCACATGTAAAGACACCCTTAATATGCATTTAAgaattcacaccggagagaaacctttcacatgtcAGCAGTGTGGAAAGAGATTCAAATCTAAATCGGATGTTAAGAAGCACATGATaattcacaccggagagaaaccttacacctgccctcagtgtggaaagagtttcaaaactAAATCACATCTTAAGACGCACATgataattcacactggagagaaaccttacacctgccctcagtgtggaaagagttttgttgAAAAAAGGTATCTCAACTATCATATTGGCTGTCACTCTGGTGAAAAGCCGTTTAACTGCGATCAGTGCGGTAAACATTTTGCGACGACCTCATAtctaaaaacacatttgaaaattcatacaaacCAGAAGCCTTATGTGTGTTGTTCTTGTGGAAATAGTTTTGTACAACTCCAAAATTTGAAAAATCATCAGAAAAGACACGCTGGTGTTAGAGATCATGTGTGCTCTGAGTGTGAGAAGAGCTTCACTACAGTCAACCAGTTGAAAATTCACGCccgaattcacactggagagaaaccttacaagtgccaTGAGTGTGAAAAGATGTTTGCATGTACAAGTAATCTTAAGacgcacatgagaattcacagtggagagaagccttacacgtgcCTTCAGTGTGGAATGAGTTACAGATATAAATCAAATCTTAATagacacatgagaattcacagtgGAGAGAAGCCTTATACGTGCCTTCAGTGTGGAATGAGTTACAGATGTAAATCAAGTCTTGATagacacatgagaattcacagtgGAGAGAAGCCTTGCACGTGCCCTCTGTGTGGAATGAGTTACAGATATAAATCAAATCTTAATagacacatgagaattcacactggagagaagccctcATAG